The following is a genomic window from Amycolatopsis cihanbeyliensis.
GCGGGTGATCCCGCCGACCAGGGTCCTGGCCAAGTGCGCCGCGTCCATCGCGGCGAGGGCCTCCCTGAGCGCGGGCGCGGCTTGTGCCACCACCCGGTCGAGCACCCACGACCCGGCCTGCTCGTCCTTGAGGGTCTCGGCGAGCAGATCGCCGAACAGGTGCACCGTCACACCGCGTTCGCGCAGGGTATCGGCGAACACGTCGTGCTCCTGGCGTGCCCTGCGCACCCACAGCACCTCGTCGAACAGCAGGTCGTCCTTGTTGGACGGGGTAAGCCGCAAAAGCTCCAGGTCCGGACGGTGCAGCACCACCCTGCGCAGCCTGCTCACTTCACTGTACACACCGGACAGTTCCATCACGCCGCCTCCAGCCCGGTGTAACCACCGTCGGCAGGTGCCGCGGTCTCCGCGGTGTCCCGCTCGCCGCGGCGCTTGCGGTAGGCCAGCCACACGTAGACGGGCATACCCGCGAGCAGCAGCAACAACCCCTTGGCCATCACCTCGTAGCCCGCGCCCGCGATGGCCCACACCGAGTAGCCGAAGGCCAGCACCGCGACCAGGCCGTGCCAGAACAGCCTGCGGCCATGGAACCGCTCCCGGTCGGTCACCAGCAGCATCAGCTGCGCCATGGCCGAGTAGGCGTAGGGCACCAGCGTGGTCAGGGTCGCTAGCAGGATCACGAAGGTGAACTGCTCGACGAGGGTGGCCGTGTAGTTCATCGCCATCAGCGCGGTGACCAGCACGCTAGAGACGACCAGCCCGACCACCGGCGTGCCGTTGCGGCTGGTGCGGGCGAATACCGCCGGGAACAGGCCGTCCTTGGCCGCCGCCATCGGCACCTGGCCCTGCAGCAGGACCCAGCCGTTCAACGCTCCGAACGCGGCGATCACCGCACCCGCCGCCACGGCGTTACCGGCCCACCCGCCGAACACCGCGCCCGCCGCGTCCGCGAACGGCGCGGTGGACTCGGTGAGTCTGCCGCGCGGCACCACACCCAGCACCGCGACCGTGCCCAGCACGTACACCACCGCCGTGACGACGGTGCCGATCATGGTGGCCCTCGGGATGGTCCGGCGGGGTTCCCGCACATCACCCGCGGGCACCGTGGCCGACTCGATCCCGATGAACGCCCACAGCGTCAACGCCGCCGCGGCCGTCACCGCACCGAACCCGCTCTGCTCGCTGGCGTTGAACGGCGTGAAGTTCGCCGGGTCGGCGAAGAACGGGACGATCAGCGCCACCACCAGCAGCGGCACCAGCTTGAGCACCGTGGTCACCAGCTGCACGATCGCACCCTGGCGGACGCCCATCGCGTTCACCGCGGTGACGCCCCAGATCGCGGCCAGTGCCACCAGCATCGCGGCCAACCGGTTACTCGCCAGCACCGGGAAGAAATGCGCGAGGTAGCCGACGAAGGCCACGGCGATCGCGGCGTTACCCGCCCAGATCGCGATCCAGTAGCCCCACGCCGTCTGGAAACCGAGAAAGTCACCGAACGCCCTGCGCGTGTAGGCATACGGTCCTCCCACATCCGGATGGCGCTTGCCCAACCGGGCGAACACCAGCGCCAGCA
Proteins encoded in this region:
- a CDS encoding amino acid permease; the encoded protein is MTRSVSRRSGRGLGLWAATALVVGNMIGSGVFLLPSSLASYGAVSIVGWLFTSLGAVLLALVFARLGKRHPDVGGPYAYTRRAFGDFLGFQTAWGYWIAIWAGNAAIAVAFVGYLAHFFPVLASNRLAAMLVALAAIWGVTAVNAMGVRQGAIVQLVTTVLKLVPLLVVALIVPFFADPANFTPFNASEQSGFGAVTAAAALTLWAFIGIESATVPAGDVREPRRTIPRATMIGTVVTAVVYVLGTVAVLGVVPRGRLTESTAPFADAAGAVFGGWAGNAVAAGAVIAAFGALNGWVLLQGQVPMAAAKDGLFPAVFARTSRNGTPVVGLVVSSVLVTALMAMNYTATLVEQFTFVILLATLTTLVPYAYSAMAQLMLLVTDRERFHGRRLFWHGLVAVLAFGYSVWAIAGAGYEVMAKGLLLLLAGMPVYVWLAYRKRRGERDTAETAAPADGGYTGLEAA